In Taeniopygia guttata chromosome 2, bTaeGut7.mat, whole genome shotgun sequence, one genomic interval encodes:
- the GHRHR gene encoding growth hormone-releasing hormone receptor isoform X1, whose protein sequence is MNSCSLYHCALHTLSLAVLVAGNVHPECDLMVELKKKEAECLEAPQEHGNATSPGCKRTWDKLLCWPEADAGEILALPCPNILFHFMKEPAGIIKRNCTRKGWSDPFPPYHVACPVEDEIPLEEQSYFYTIKIIYTVGYSVSITSLIIAVTVLIAFRRLRCPRNYIHVQLFFTFILKGIAIFIKDAVLFQEEGIDHCNFSTTECKISVVFCHYFMMTNFMWLLVEALYLNCLLLSSLSHGRRYFWWLVLFGWGFPALFTLIWILTKFYFEDTACWDVNHGSPYWWLIKGPIIISVGVNFILFINIIRILLKKLDPRQINFNNSSQYRRLSRSTLLLIPLFGTHYIVFNFLPEYTSLGVRLYLELCIGSFQGFIVAVLYCFLNQEVQTEIGRRWHGKRYGLVPVWRRTRWTVPSSSGVKMTTSVC, encoded by the exons ATGAACTCTTGTTCTTTATATCACTGTGCTCTGCACACCCTGAGTCTGGCAGTGCTT GTTGCTGGCAATGTCCACCCAGAATGTGATTTAATGGTAGAGCTGAAGAAAAAGGAGGCTGAATGTCTGGAGGCCCCACAAGAACATGGAAATGCAACATCACCAG GTTGCAAGAGAACTTGGGACAAATTGCTGTGCTGGCCAGAGGCAGATGCTGGAGAGATTCTTGCCTTACCATGTCCAAACATCCTCTTTCACTTCATGAAGGAGCCAG ctgggaTTATAAAAAGAAACTGCACAAGAAAGGGCTGGTCTGACCCATTCCCTCCCTACCATGTGGCATGTCCAGTAGAAGATGAGATTCCTCTTGAAGAA CAATCCTACTTTTATACTATAAAGATCATCTACACTGTGGGATACAGCGTGTCCATCACCTCCCTCATCATTGCTGTGACAGTTCTGATTGCATTCAG GAGGCTTCGCTGTCCCAGGAATTATATCCATGTACAGCTCTTTTTTACATTCATCTTAAAGGGTATTGCCATTTTCATTAAGGATGCTGTCCTTTTCCAGGAGGAAGGCATTGATCACTGCAACTTCTCCACA ACTGAATGCAAGATCTCCGTGGTTTTCTGCCACTACTTCATGATGACCAATTTCATGTGGCTGCTGGTGGAGGCTCTCTACCTAAACTGCCTGCTGCTCTCATCCCTGTCTCATGGAAGAAGATATTTTTGGTGGCTGGTTCTCTTTGGCTGGG GTTTTCCAGCACTTTTCACCCTTATATGGATATTGACAAAATTCTACTTTGAAGACACAGC ATGCTGGGATGTTAATCACGGCTCTCCTTATTGGTGGCTAATCAAAGGACCAATTATAATTTCTGTGGGG GTCAATTTTATCCTATTTATCAACATCATCagaattttgctgaaaaaaCTAGACCCTAGACAAATCAACTTCAATAATTCTTCTCAGTACAG ACGTCTCTCAAGGTCGACTCTACTTCTAATTCCTTTATTTGGAACCCATTACATTGTCTTCAACTTCCTCCCAGAATATACCAGCCTGGGGGTTCGGCTTTATTTGGAGCTCTGCATTGGATCTTTTCAG GGGTTTATTGTGGCAGTTCTCTATTGTTTCCTGAACCAAGAG